Proteins encoded together in one Chitinivibrionales bacterium window:
- a CDS encoding DUF6498-containing protein: MRSGAPCGPPNAAADPGVSIYCGCADRAFSAEKVMLTVWPGALAQVRNNWGILLADLWISREPKMKKSLSENFAERYRFDLSIAILIVANLLPVFGVLFLKWDVFSIVALYWIENLVIGFYNILMIILAAPLKTKNKPVKIFDLLIFIIHYGAYTGAQGFFILFVVKGLNGIEAASLMGTAWPAFLAPIQSIYNVDLYMWKILPFQIKLTVLALLVSHGVSFIQHYLVGREYKKATSVNLMFRPYSMVLMMQMVVLFGFFLFTLSSMASYSPAALAIVLVLVKTIIDGLKHARINPKMGS, translated from the coding sequence ATGCGCTCCGGCGCACCCTGCGGTCCACCTAACGCGGCGGCGGATCCCGGTGTATCAATATACTGTGGTTGCGCCGATCGGGCTTTTAGCGCAGAAAAAGTTATGTTAACTGTGTGGCCTGGGGCTCTGGCCCAGGTTCGCAATAATTGGGGAATTTTACTTGCAGATTTGTGGATAAGCCGAGAACCTAAAATGAAAAAATCCCTGTCTGAAAATTTTGCAGAACGATATCGGTTTGATTTGAGCATAGCCATTCTGATCGTGGCAAACCTACTCCCTGTCTTTGGCGTGCTGTTTCTGAAATGGGATGTCTTTTCAATTGTCGCCCTGTATTGGATAGAAAATCTGGTAATCGGTTTTTATAACATTTTGATGATCATCCTTGCCGCCCCACTTAAAACCAAAAATAAACCTGTGAAGATTTTCGATTTGCTAATTTTTATAATCCATTACGGGGCATATACTGGGGCTCAAGGTTTTTTTATATTATTTGTAGTAAAGGGCCTCAATGGAATAGAAGCTGCGTCTCTCATGGGGACCGCATGGCCGGCATTTCTGGCGCCCATACAGTCGATTTACAATGTTGACCTGTACATGTGGAAGATACTGCCGTTTCAAATTAAGCTAACAGTGCTTGCTCTTCTTGTCAGCCACGGAGTATCGTTTATCCAGCATTACCTTGTTGGCAGGGAATACAAAAAGGCGACTTCCGTAAACTTGATGTTCAGGCCATATTCCATGGTGCTTATGATGCAGATGGTCGTTTTGTTCGGCTTTTTCCTTTTTACTTTAAGCTCGATGGCATCTTATTCACCCGCCGCTCTGGCGATTGTTCTTGTGCTGGTAAAAACGATAATTGATGGATTGAAACACGCAAGGATTAATCCAAAAATGGGTAGTTGA
- a CDS encoding acetate/propionate family kinase, which yields METQELLKFLQEKVELFKGFPEERLRELIDGSRLSTFEGNEAVIEFGEEGRFLGVLLSGTAEAAVTDNTGRKVQLSKMEAGDIFGEISLMTGNQTLANVIGITRCEALLIPQQLFSTALITYPPAIRYLSRELSERMAQWATVHNLAAEALQKSDDPYGLKLSTDTPSKLLVVNCGSSSLKYSLFDTANEARVVRGAIERIGDEGAKHTCRVADKEVSVAAPKPGGHKEAFLAMMDALSSKAVGAMESAADITAVGHRVVHGGDKLTTPVVITKEVIAAIEEAATLAPLHNPVNLVGIREAMNLFPHVPHVAVFDTGFHHTLPPYAYMYGLPYELYKEKKIRRYGFHGTSHLYVSLKAAEFLKRSFNGLEIISCHLGNGASLAAVDHGRSVDTTMGFTPTQGLIMGTRSGDLDPGILIHLMRTEHMEADELEKLINNKSGFLGMSGITNDMREIEKAAQQGHHRALLAYKTFCYQIRKYIGAYVAAMQGLDALIFTGGIGQGSAGVRSLACQGLAHMGIDLDEKKNRSADGFKEISDISTDGSAVRILVVPTDEERMIARETVRAVSSGYIGDIIQTQKNTPVPIEVSAHHVHLSVEHVAALFGAGHSLTPEHELSQPGQFACRESVNLVGPKGRVERVRVLGPERKETQVEIAMTEQFKLGIHPPIRESGDLENTPGITIEGPAGPITIPRGVICALRHIHMSTEDALKFGLRDKFKVRVRVEGDRELIFGDVLIRVNPQFRLAMHIDTDEANAANIATGAIGHIEAVQTRD from the coding sequence ATGGAAACGCAGGAACTGCTGAAATTCCTCCAGGAAAAAGTCGAATTGTTCAAGGGCTTTCCCGAAGAGCGGCTCAGGGAGCTGATCGACGGCTCGCGGCTCAGCACGTTCGAGGGAAACGAGGCGGTCATCGAGTTCGGTGAGGAGGGAAGGTTTCTCGGCGTGCTCCTTTCGGGCACGGCCGAGGCCGCGGTCACCGACAACACCGGCCGCAAGGTGCAGCTCTCGAAGATGGAGGCGGGCGACATTTTCGGCGAGATCTCCCTGATGACCGGCAACCAGACGCTTGCCAACGTCATCGGCATCACGCGCTGCGAGGCGCTTCTCATTCCGCAACAGCTTTTTTCCACGGCGCTCATCACCTATCCGCCCGCCATACGCTACCTTTCGCGGGAGCTGAGCGAGCGCATGGCACAGTGGGCCACGGTGCACAACCTGGCGGCCGAGGCGCTGCAGAAAAGCGACGACCCGTACGGCCTCAAGCTTTCGACCGACACGCCGTCAAAATTACTGGTTGTCAATTGCGGCTCGTCGTCGCTCAAGTACTCGCTGTTCGACACGGCGAACGAGGCGCGAGTGGTGCGCGGGGCAATCGAGCGGATCGGCGACGAGGGGGCGAAACACACCTGCCGCGTGGCGGACAAGGAAGTGTCGGTGGCCGCACCGAAACCGGGCGGCCATAAGGAGGCGTTTCTCGCCATGATGGACGCGCTTTCATCAAAGGCGGTCGGCGCCATGGAAAGCGCCGCCGACATCACGGCAGTCGGCCACCGCGTGGTGCACGGCGGCGACAAACTCACCACACCGGTTGTCATTACGAAGGAAGTAATTGCCGCCATCGAGGAGGCCGCGACGCTCGCGCCTCTACACAACCCGGTGAACCTCGTGGGCATACGCGAGGCCATGAACCTGTTTCCGCACGTGCCGCACGTGGCCGTGTTCGACACCGGGTTCCACCACACGCTGCCGCCGTACGCCTACATGTACGGCCTGCCCTACGAACTTTACAAAGAGAAAAAAATCCGGCGGTACGGGTTCCACGGCACGTCGCATTTGTACGTGTCGCTCAAGGCAGCGGAGTTCCTCAAGCGGTCGTTCAACGGGCTCGAAATCATCTCATGCCATCTCGGCAACGGCGCGTCGCTGGCCGCGGTGGACCACGGCCGGTCCGTGGACACCACCATGGGGTTCACCCCCACGCAGGGGCTCATCATGGGAACGCGCAGCGGCGACCTTGACCCGGGCATCCTCATCCACCTGATGCGCACCGAGCACATGGAGGCCGACGAACTGGAAAAGCTCATCAACAACAAGAGCGGCTTCTTGGGAATGTCGGGCATCACCAATGACATGCGGGAAATCGAGAAGGCCGCGCAGCAGGGACATCACCGCGCGCTGCTTGCCTACAAGACGTTCTGCTACCAGATCCGCAAGTACATCGGCGCGTACGTGGCGGCCATGCAGGGGCTCGACGCGCTCATCTTCACCGGCGGCATCGGGCAGGGGAGCGCGGGCGTGCGCAGCCTCGCGTGCCAGGGCCTGGCGCACATGGGCATAGACCTTGACGAAAAGAAAAACAGGAGCGCCGACGGGTTCAAGGAGATTTCCGACATATCAACCGACGGCTCGGCCGTGCGCATCCTGGTGGTGCCGACCGACGAGGAGCGCATGATCGCGCGCGAGACCGTCCGCGCCGTGTCGTCGGGCTACATCGGCGACATCATCCAGACGCAGAAAAACACGCCGGTGCCCATCGAGGTGTCGGCGCATCACGTGCATTTGTCAGTCGAGCACGTCGCGGCGCTGTTCGGCGCCGGCCACAGCCTCACGCCCGAGCACGAACTGTCGCAACCCGGCCAGTTCGCGTGCAGGGAGAGCGTGAACCTCGTGGGGCCCAAGGGCCGCGTTGAGCGCGTGCGCGTGCTCGGGCCCGAGCGCAAGGAGACCCAGGTGGAGATCGCCATGACCGAGCAGTTCAAGCTCGGCATCCACCCGCCCATCCGCGAGTCGGGCGACCTGGAGAACACGCCCGGCATCACCATCGAGGGGCCGGCCGGCCCGATCACCATCCCGAGAGGCGTGATCTGCGCGCTGCGCCATATCCACATGTCAACCGAGGACGCGCTCAAGTTCGGGCTGCGCGACAAGTTCAAGGTGCGCGTGCGCGTCGAGGGCGACCGCGAGCTCATTTTCGGCGACGTGCTCATAAGAGTTAATCCACAGTTTAGATTGGCAATGCACATTGACACCGATGAGGCGAACGCGGCAAATATTGCGACCGGAGCAATCGGGCATATTGAGGCGGTACAAACAAGAGATTAA
- a CDS encoding YbhB/YbcL family Raf kinase inhibitor-like protein, with protein MKMHHSVAGLLLFCIAAFCGPKGGTMSITVTSTAFGSMQPIPRKYTCDGEDVSPPLSWSNVPKNVKSIALICDDPDAPAGDWVHWVCYDIPPTVDSLPEAVPHGDILACGGKQGTTDFRKIGYGGPCPPGGTHRYFFKMYALDIMLNLPAEKTKKDILKAIKGHVLAQGELVGTYTRNR; from the coding sequence ATGAAAATGCATCATTCGGTAGCGGGTCTTTTACTTTTTTGCATCGCCGCATTCTGCGGCCCAAAGGGAGGTACCATGTCCATCACGGTGACGAGCACGGCGTTCGGTTCAATGCAGCCCATCCCCCGGAAATACACCTGCGACGGCGAGGACGTTTCGCCGCCGCTTTCATGGAGCAATGTCCCGAAAAACGTGAAGAGTATTGCGCTCATCTGCGACGATCCGGACGCGCCCGCCGGCGACTGGGTGCACTGGGTGTGCTACGACATCCCTCCCACGGTTGATTCCCTTCCCGAAGCCGTACCGCACGGCGACATCCTTGCCTGCGGCGGCAAACAGGGCACCACCGATTTCCGCAAGATCGGGTACGGCGGGCCCTGCCCTCCAGGCGGCACGCACCGTTATTTCTTCAAGATGTATGCCCTTGACATCATGCTCAACCTTCCTGCGGAAAAGACCAAGAAGGATATCCTCAAGGCCATCAAGGGGCATGTTCTCGCGCAGGGAGAGCTGGTGGGCACCTATACCAGAAATCGATGA
- the argC gene encoding N-acetyl-gamma-glutamyl-phosphate reductase, whose translation MSKKINVGILGATGYTGIELVKLFASHPFVHIAFVSSQSYAGQKLSAVFPQTKGVCDDVLMAPDKTFDTGVDCVFSCLPHATSAGMLMPFITRNVRVVDLSADFRIKDPKAYEQWYKTEHPCPELLEDAVFGLCEHYRDRIAKAKIVANPGCYSSSIMLPLLPLFKHKAVQLSLVIADSKSGVSGAGRSLKLTSHFAEVHENFSAYAIGHAHRHIAEIEQEFSIAAKKPVTITFSPHLLPTNRGILSTIYLCVNKTAAECLDIVKNAYENEPFIRMREPQDLPCIAGVAHTNFCDITFTDGENGRPVIAVSALDNLVKGASGQAVQNMNIMFGFPETTGLL comes from the coding sequence ATGTCAAAAAAAATAAATGTAGGAATTCTCGGCGCGACCGGCTACACCGGCATCGAGCTGGTCAAACTGTTTGCGTCGCACCCATTCGTACACATCGCCTTTGTGTCGTCGCAGTCGTACGCGGGCCAGAAACTGAGCGCTGTGTTTCCGCAGACAAAAGGCGTCTGCGACGACGTGCTGATGGCGCCCGACAAGACGTTCGACACCGGCGTTGACTGCGTTTTCTCCTGCCTGCCGCACGCGACCTCGGCCGGCATGCTCATGCCGTTCATCACCAGGAACGTTCGGGTCGTCGATCTGAGCGCGGACTTCCGGATCAAGGACCCGAAGGCGTACGAGCAATGGTACAAGACCGAGCACCCCTGCCCGGAGCTCCTTGAGGACGCGGTGTTCGGGCTGTGCGAGCATTACCGGGACCGGATCGCGAAGGCGAAGATCGTGGCCAACCCCGGTTGCTATTCGTCAAGCATCATGCTGCCGCTGCTGCCCCTGTTCAAGCACAAGGCCGTGCAGCTGTCGCTCGTGATCGCCGATTCGAAGTCGGGCGTGAGCGGCGCGGGCCGGTCGCTCAAGCTCACGAGCCATTTTGCGGAGGTGCACGAAAATTTTTCGGCCTACGCGATCGGCCACGCGCACCGGCACATCGCGGAAATCGAGCAGGAGTTTTCGATTGCGGCAAAAAAACCCGTGACCATCACCTTTTCGCCGCATCTGCTGCCGACCAACCGGGGCATTCTTTCCACCATTTACCTTTGCGTGAACAAGACCGCGGCCGAATGCCTTGACATTGTGAAAAACGCCTATGAGAACGAGCCGTTCATCCGGATGCGCGAGCCGCAGGACCTGCCGTGCATCGCCGGCGTGGCGCACACCAACTTCTGCGACATCACCTTTACGGACGGGGAAAACGGCCGGCCCGTGATCGCGGTGTCGGCGCTTGACAACCTGGTGAAGGGCGCCAGCGGCCAGGCCGTGCAGAACATGAACATCATGTTCGGGTTCCCGGAGACCACAGGATTGCTTTAA